A region of Paractinoplanes abujensis DNA encodes the following proteins:
- a CDS encoding sugar phosphate isomerase/epimerase family protein, with protein MSRIAANPIPYWAAAGKTKEVFDEAFADFLAIGFTAVKADVPEGMTANDYLAWIGGYGLSPSLSLFNSPFDDTVTVDGEVEKAKRFAADQVALGLDRTMISSMAVPARLAQPAVGAELDEGRLSRAIDMCGEVCRALTAEGLRPLHHSHIGGVFETEHEITRLLDDLGPDVIGFGPDTGHLRWAGIEPAAFIRRYADRLGGIHIKDVFPDHLEGSTLSYREATASKRLWAEPGLGVVDFDAVLAAIPDDYDGDYMIEVDEPSVESKLESHEMSFAWARRALAGRVTE; from the coding sequence ACGAGGCGTTCGCCGACTTCCTCGCGATCGGGTTCACCGCGGTCAAAGCGGACGTCCCCGAGGGCATGACCGCGAACGACTATCTCGCATGGATCGGCGGGTACGGACTGTCGCCGTCGCTCAGCCTGTTCAACTCGCCGTTCGACGACACGGTCACCGTGGACGGCGAGGTGGAGAAGGCCAAACGGTTCGCCGCCGATCAGGTCGCGCTCGGCCTCGACCGTACGATGATCTCGTCGATGGCCGTTCCTGCGCGTCTGGCGCAACCAGCCGTCGGCGCCGAGCTCGACGAGGGACGCCTGAGCCGGGCGATCGACATGTGCGGCGAGGTGTGCCGCGCGCTGACGGCCGAGGGACTGCGGCCGCTGCACCATTCGCACATCGGCGGGGTGTTCGAGACCGAGCACGAGATCACCCGGCTGCTCGACGACCTCGGCCCGGACGTGATCGGCTTCGGACCCGACACCGGGCATCTGCGCTGGGCCGGCATCGAACCGGCCGCCTTCATCCGCCGCTACGCCGACCGGCTGGGCGGCATCCACATCAAGGACGTCTTCCCCGACCACCTCGAAGGTTCGACGCTGTCGTACCGCGAGGCCACGGCGTCCAAGCGGCTGTGGGCCGAACCCGGCCTGGGCGTGGTCGACTTCGACGCCGTCCTCGCCGCGATCCCGGACGACTACGACGGCGACTACATGATCGAAGTCGACGAGCCGTCGGTCGAGTCGAAGCTCGAGTCGCACGAGATGTCGTTCGCCTGGGCCCGGCGCGCCCTGGCGGGCAGGGTCACCGAGTGA
- a CDS encoding lactate racemase domain-containing protein produces MTSTVAGQAARLGGADRVLSEDEVTAFVLDQLGGLDVDGRSVCVLVPDATRTCPLPLLVSAVHRALHGRVSRLTVLIALGTHGAMTDEALAAHVGVYPDTEVINHEWWKPETFAHLGTIPSERIAELSDGRMSGDVPVLLNRAVVEHDIAIVVGPVLPHEVVGMSGGNKYFFPGVAGQQIIDVSHWLGALITSAEIIGTTGLTPVRALINDGAALIPAEKYAFCVVTAELPPDGTDSDKSSALHSISFGDCVSSWSSAAEISAATHVTYLDRPRRRVLSIVPQMYDEIWTGAKGFYKVEPIVADGGEVILYAPHIREIATSHPQIHEIGYHCRDYFVQQWDAFKHVHWGVLAHSTHLRGAGTYDARTGIEKLRVDVTLATGIPEEVCRAVNLGYRDPATIDVAEFATDPNTLVVPRAGEVLFRLR; encoded by the coding sequence ATGACTTCGACGGTGGCGGGACAGGCGGCGCGGCTCGGCGGCGCCGATCGGGTGCTCTCCGAGGACGAGGTCACGGCCTTCGTGCTCGATCAGCTGGGCGGGCTCGACGTGGACGGGCGCAGCGTCTGCGTGCTCGTGCCCGACGCGACCCGGACGTGCCCGCTGCCGTTGCTCGTCAGCGCCGTGCACCGCGCGCTGCACGGACGGGTGTCGCGGCTGACAGTTCTGATCGCCCTGGGCACGCACGGTGCGATGACGGACGAGGCCCTTGCCGCACACGTCGGCGTCTATCCGGACACCGAAGTGATCAACCACGAGTGGTGGAAGCCGGAGACTTTCGCGCACCTGGGCACGATCCCGAGTGAGCGCATCGCCGAACTGTCCGACGGCCGGATGAGCGGGGACGTGCCGGTCCTGCTCAATCGCGCAGTCGTCGAGCACGACATCGCGATCGTCGTCGGTCCGGTCCTGCCGCACGAGGTCGTCGGCATGTCCGGCGGCAACAAGTACTTCTTCCCGGGCGTGGCCGGCCAGCAGATCATCGACGTGTCGCACTGGCTGGGCGCGCTGATCACCTCCGCCGAGATCATCGGAACGACCGGGCTGACCCCCGTACGGGCTCTGATCAACGACGGCGCCGCGCTGATCCCCGCCGAGAAGTACGCGTTCTGCGTGGTCACAGCCGAGCTTCCGCCGGACGGGACGGACAGCGACAAGAGCAGCGCCCTGCACTCGATCTCGTTCGGCGACTGCGTCTCGTCCTGGTCCAGCGCAGCCGAGATCAGCGCGGCCACCCATGTCACGTACCTCGATCGGCCCCGGCGGCGGGTGCTGTCGATCGTCCCGCAGATGTACGACGAGATCTGGACCGGCGCCAAGGGCTTCTACAAGGTCGAACCGATCGTGGCCGACGGCGGCGAAGTCATCCTGTACGCGCCGCACATCCGCGAGATCGCCACCAGCCATCCGCAGATCCACGAGATCGGCTACCACTGCCGCGACTACTTCGTGCAGCAGTGGGACGCGTTCAAGCATGTGCACTGGGGCGTGCTGGCGCACTCCACGCACCTGCGCGGCGCAGGCACCTACGACGCGCGGACAGGCATCGAGAAACTGCGCGTTGATGTCACTTTGGCCACCGGCATCCCGGAGGAGGTATGCCGCGCGGTCAACCTCGGCTACCGCGATCCCGCAACGATCGACGTCGCCGAGTTCGCCACCGACCCGAACACCCTGGTCGTCCCCCGAGCCGGCGAGGTCCTGTTCCGGCTGCGCTGA